A portion of the Salarias fasciatus chromosome 15, fSalaFa1.1, whole genome shotgun sequence genome contains these proteins:
- the pum2 gene encoding pumilio homolog 2 isoform X3, with protein sequence MSVPCSILGMNDVAWQETRGGMLHANGAPESGGVRVHGGGPLASVGGAVQAPGGPHLPGMDRGANPTPGTPQPPLSGRSQDDATVGYFFQRQPGEQLVGCTPAKHRWPTGDANHVDQVRAVDEMNYDFQALALESRGMGELLPAKKLWDSDELAKDGRKGMLLGEEWRDNAWGSSHHSVSQPIMVQRRPGQGFHGNGDANSVLSPRSEGGGLGVSMVEYVLSSSPGDKMDGRYRNGGYGGGDADQDGREKSDVQEKVSPFEEDKSPEMKVGEESDPAKANGRGLLNGMDRDCKDFNPTPGSRQASPTEAVERIGPGQTGLEMMGQHHPHPHVLQQQNPAQNKVPTEDFQNPEAQNMGGMEQQAGVESLQFDYAGNQIQVDSSGAPVGLFDYNSQQQLFQRSNPLTVQQLTAAQQQQYALAAAQQQHLAGLAPAFVPNPYIINAAPPGADPYTAAGLAAAATLAGPAVVPPQYYGVPWGVYPANLFQQQAASTANHSANQQPSNQGPGPGQPQVMRTGTNQRPLTPGQGQQSQQESLAAAAAANPALAYTGMPGYQVLAPAAYYDQTGALVMGPGARTGLGGPVRLVQTPLLINPAAAQAAVSASGSGNNMSGPPANGLYRSMPQPQPQPQQQQAPPPSSGLPSSSFYGSGSVPNTSQSSSLFSHTSAAPPPPSSSLGFSSTGGSLGVGLGSALGGFGSSVSSSTSSSVSRRDSLLASSDLYKRGGSSLTPIGQPFYNSLGYSSSPSPIGLTPGHSPLTPPPSLPSSHGSSSSLHLGGLTNGSGRYISAAPGAEAKYRSTGGTSSLFNSSSQLFPPSRPRYSRSDVMPSGRSRLLEDFRNNRFPNLQLRDLPGHMVEFSQDQHGSRFIQQKLERATPAERQMVFGEILQAAYQLMTDVFGNYVIQKFFEFGSADQKLALATRIRGHVLPLALQMYGCRVIQKALESISSDQQVISDIVRELDGHVLKCVKDQNGNHVVQKCIECVQPQALQFIIDAFQGQVFVLSTHPYGCRVIQRILEHCTQEQTLPILEELHQHSEQLGQKYQGVSLEMTPKTYYTVSRDALFKDQYGNYVIQHVLEHGRPEDKSKIVAEVRGKVLVLSQHKFASNVVEKCVINSSRAERALLIDEVCSQKDGPHSALYTMMKDQYANYVVQRMIDMAEPGQRKIIMHKIRPHIATLRKYTYGKHILAKLEKYYMKSGSELGPIGGPTNGLM encoded by the exons ATGAGCGTTCCATGCAGCATCCTAGGTATGAATGACGTGGCCTGGCAGGAGACAAGAGGTGGGATGCTGCATGCAAATGGTGCTCCTGAGTCCGGGGGCGTCAGAGTACATGGTGGGGGGCCCCTAGCgtcagtgggtggagcagtgcAGGCTCCTGGGGGGCCACACTTGCCAGGCATGGACCGAGGCGCCAATCCAACCCCGGGTACCCCACAGCCCCCGCTGAGCGGGAGATCTCAGGATGACGCCACGGTGGGATACTTCTTTCAGAGGCAGCCCGGAGAGCAGCTTGTCGGTTGCACGCCCGCAAAGCATCGCTGGCCAACTGGAGACGCCAATCATGTGGATCAG GTCCGGGCTGTCGATGAAATGAACTATGACTTTCAAGCTCTTGCACTGGAATCGAGGGGGATGGGAGAG cTTCTGCCAGCGAAAAAGCTCTGGGACTCTGATGAATTGGCTAAGGACGGCAGGAAAGGGATGCTTCTTGGAGAGGAGTGGCGGGACAACGCGTGGGGATCATCAC atCATTCAGTGTCTCAGCCCATCATGGTACAGCGGCGGCCAGGCCAgggtttccatggtaacggcGACGCCAACTCCGTGCTCTCGCCCCGCTCAGAAGGCGGAGGCCTGGGAGTGAGCATGGTGGAGTACGTGCTGAGCTCCTCACCTGGCGACAAGATGGACGGCCGCTACAGGAACGGTGGCTAT GGCGGAGGAGATGCCGACCAAGATGGGAGAGAGAAAAGCGATGTGCAAGAGAAGGTGTCGCCCTTCGAAGAAGACAAGAGTCCAGAGATGAAGGTGGGAGAAGAGAGTGATCCTGCTAAAGCGAATGGAAGAGGCCTGCTCAACGGCATGGACAGAGACTGCAAGGACTTCAA TCCAACCCCTGGTAGCCGTCAAGCCTCCCCCACCGAGGCGGTGGAGAGGATCGGTCCCGGTCAGACAGGTCTGGAGATGATGGGTcagcaccacccccacccccacgtcctccagcagcagaaccctGCGCAGAACAAGGTTCCCACTGAGGACTTCCAGAACCCAGAGGCTCAGAACATGGGGGGCATGGAGCAGCAGGCCGGTGTGGAGTCCTTGCAGTTCGACTACGCTGGAAACCAGATTCAGGTGGACTCCTCAGGGGCGCCAGTGGGATTGTTTGACTACAActctcagcagcag ttgtTCCAGAGGTCTAATCCCCTCACTGTACAGCAGCTCACTGCGGCTCAGCAGCAACAGTATGCCTTGGCTGCAGCGCAACAGCAGCATCTCG CTGGTCTCGCTCCTGCATTTGTGCCAAACCCTTACATCATCAATGCTGCCCCCCCTGGCGCTGATCCCTACACTGCCGCTGGgctcgcagcagcagcaactcTTGCAG GCCCCGCAGTTGTTCCACCTCAGTACTACGGCGTTCCATGGGGCGTTTACCCAGCCAACCTCTTTCAGCAACAGGCTGCATCTACTGCCAATCACTCAGCTAATCAGCAACCATCCAatcagggaccaggaccaggccaGCCACAG GTCATGCGTACAGGAACTAACCagcgaccgctcacacctggtcAGGGCCAGCAGAGTCAGCAGGAGTCTTTAGCTGCAGCTGCGGCAGCAAACCCTGCCTTAGCATACACAGGAATGCCTG GTTATCAGGTTTTGGCCCCTGCAGCTTACTACGACCAGACTGGAGCTCTGGTGATGGGCCCTGGTGCTCGGACTGGTTTAGGCGGCCCTGTCCGTCTGGTCCAGACGCCTCTCCTCAtcaatcctgctgcagctcaggctG ccgtcTCGGCGTCTGGTTCCGGTAACAACATGTCCGGTCCTCCGGCCAACGGCCTGTACCGCTCCATGCCCcagccgcagccgcagccgcagcagcagcaggcccccCCGCCCAGCAGCGGTCtgccctccagctccttctACGGCTCTGGATCAGTCCCCAACACCTCTCAGAGCAGTTCCCTGTTCTCACACACCTCAGCCGCCCCCCCGCCTCCGAGCTCGTCCCTCGGCTTCAGCAGCACCGGCGGCTCTCTGGGCGTGGGCCTCGGCTCTGCTCTTGGGGGCTTTGGTTCCTCCG tGTCCAGCTCTACCAGTAGCAGCGTATCTCGCAGGGACTCCCTGCTGGCAAGTTCTGACCTGTACAAACGAGGCGGCAGCAGTTTAACTCCCATCGGCCAGCCGTTCTACAACAGCCTGGGCTACTCCTCCTCTCCCAGCCCCATCGGCCTGACGCCGGGTCACTCGCCGctcactcctccaccttctcTGCCCTCCTCTCACGGATCCTCCTCCAGCCTTCATCTAG GCGGGCTGACAAACGGCAGCGGGCGTTACATTTCCGCCGCTCCCGGCGCCGAGGCCAAATACCGGAGCACCGGCGGCACATCCAGTCTGTTCAACTCCAGCAGCCAGCTGTTCCCTCCCTCCCGGCCCCGCTACAGCCGCTCCGACGTCATGCCGTCCGGACGCAGCCGCCTGCTGGAAGACTTCAGGAACAACCGCTTCCCCAACCTCCAGCTGCGCGACCTGCCGGGACACATGGTGGAGTTCTCCCAAGACCAGCACGGATCCAG ATTTATCCAGCAGAAGCTGGAGAGAGCCACTCCGGCTGAACGGCAGATGGTGTTTGGAGAGATCCTGCAAGCAGCGTACCAACTGATGACTGATGTCTTTGGGAACTATGTTATCCAGAAGTTCTTTGAG TTTGGAAGTGCGGACCAGAAGCTGGCTCTGGCCACACGGATCCGCGGCCACGTCCTTCCCCTGGCTTTGCAGATGTACGGCTGCAGAGTCATTCAAAAAGCCTTGGAGTCCATCTCCTCAGACCAGCAGGTAATT AGCGACATAGTTCGTGAGCTGGACGGCCACGtgctgaagtgtgtgaaggaCCAGAATGGAAACCATGTGGTGCAAAAGTGCATTGAATGTGTCCAACCTCAGGCCCTGCAGTTCATCATCGATGCCTTTCAGGGACAG GTGTTTGTGCTTTCCACACACCCGTATGGCTGCAGAGTCATCCAAAGGATTCTGGAGCACTGCACCCAGGAGCAGACTCTGCCcatcctggaggagctgcatcAGCACTCTGAACAGCTGGGCCAG AAATATCAAGGCGTATCATTGGAGATGACACCCAAAACATATTATACAGTGTCCCGTGATGCACTGTTCAAG gaTCAGTACGGTAACTACGTCATTCAGCACGTCCTGGAGCACGGCCGACCGGAGGACAAGAGCAAGATCGTGGCGGAGGTTCGCGGGAAAGTTCTGGTCCTCAGCCAGCATAAGTTTGCAAG
- the pum2 gene encoding pumilio homolog 2 isoform X5 — translation MSVPCSILGMNDVAWQETRGGMLHANGAPESGGVRVHGGGPLASVGGAVQAPGGPHLPGMDRGANPTPGTPQPPLSGRSQDDATVGYFFQRQPGEQLVGCTPAKHRWPTGDANHVDQVRAVDEMNYDFQALALESRGMGELLPAKKLWDSDELAKDGRKGMLLGEEWRDNAWGSSHHSVSQPIMVQRRPGQGFHGNGDANSVLSPRSEGGGLGVSMVEYVLSSSPGDKMDGRYRNGGYGGGDADQDGREKSDVQEKVSPFEEDKSPEMKVGEESDPAKANGRGLLNGMDRDCKDFNPTPGSRQASPTEAVERIGPGQTGLEMMGQHHPHPHVLQQQNPAQNKVPTEDFQNPEAQNMGGMEQQAGVESLQFDYAGNQIQVDSSGAPVGLFDYNSQQQLFQRSNPLTVQQLTAAQQQQYALAAAQQQHLAGLAPAFVPNPYIINAAPPGADPYTAAGLAAAATLAGPAVVPPQYYGVPWGVYPANLFQQQAASTANHSANQQPSNQGPGPGQPQVMRTGTNQRPLTPGQGQQSQQESLAAAAAANPALAYTGMPGYQVLAPAAYYDQTGALVMGPGARTGLGGPVRLVQTPLLINPAAAQAAAAVSASGSGNNMSGPPANGLYRSMPQPQPQPQQQQAPPPSSGLPSSSFYGSGSVPNTSQSSSLFSHTSAAPPPPSSSLGFSSTGGSLGVGLGSALGGFGSSVSSSTSSSVSRRDSLLASSDLYKRGGSSLTPIGQPFYNSLGYSSSPSPIGLTPGHSPLTPPPSLPSSHGSSSSLHLGGLTNGSGRYISAAPGAEAKYRSTGGTSSLFNSSSQLFPPSRPRYSRSDVMPSGRSRLLEDFRNNRFPNLQLRDLPGHMVEFSQDQHGSRFIQQKLERATPAERQMVFGEILQAAYQLMTDVFGNYVIQKFFEFGSADQKLALATRIRGHVLPLALQMYGCRVIQKALESISSDQQVISDIVRELDGHVLKCVKDQNGNHVVQKCIECVQPQALQFIIDAFQGQVFVLSTHPYGCRVIQRILEHCTQEQTLPILEELHQHSEQLGQDQYGNYVIQHVLEHGRPEDKSKIVAEVRGKVLVLSQHKFASNVVEKCVINSSRAERALLIDEVCSQKDGPHSALYTMMKDQYANYVVQRMIDMAEPGQRKIIMHKIRPHIATLRKYTYGKHILAKLEKYYMKSGSELGPIGGPTNGLM, via the exons ATGAGCGTTCCATGCAGCATCCTAGGTATGAATGACGTGGCCTGGCAGGAGACAAGAGGTGGGATGCTGCATGCAAATGGTGCTCCTGAGTCCGGGGGCGTCAGAGTACATGGTGGGGGGCCCCTAGCgtcagtgggtggagcagtgcAGGCTCCTGGGGGGCCACACTTGCCAGGCATGGACCGAGGCGCCAATCCAACCCCGGGTACCCCACAGCCCCCGCTGAGCGGGAGATCTCAGGATGACGCCACGGTGGGATACTTCTTTCAGAGGCAGCCCGGAGAGCAGCTTGTCGGTTGCACGCCCGCAAAGCATCGCTGGCCAACTGGAGACGCCAATCATGTGGATCAG GTCCGGGCTGTCGATGAAATGAACTATGACTTTCAAGCTCTTGCACTGGAATCGAGGGGGATGGGAGAG cTTCTGCCAGCGAAAAAGCTCTGGGACTCTGATGAATTGGCTAAGGACGGCAGGAAAGGGATGCTTCTTGGAGAGGAGTGGCGGGACAACGCGTGGGGATCATCAC atCATTCAGTGTCTCAGCCCATCATGGTACAGCGGCGGCCAGGCCAgggtttccatggtaacggcGACGCCAACTCCGTGCTCTCGCCCCGCTCAGAAGGCGGAGGCCTGGGAGTGAGCATGGTGGAGTACGTGCTGAGCTCCTCACCTGGCGACAAGATGGACGGCCGCTACAGGAACGGTGGCTAT GGCGGAGGAGATGCCGACCAAGATGGGAGAGAGAAAAGCGATGTGCAAGAGAAGGTGTCGCCCTTCGAAGAAGACAAGAGTCCAGAGATGAAGGTGGGAGAAGAGAGTGATCCTGCTAAAGCGAATGGAAGAGGCCTGCTCAACGGCATGGACAGAGACTGCAAGGACTTCAA TCCAACCCCTGGTAGCCGTCAAGCCTCCCCCACCGAGGCGGTGGAGAGGATCGGTCCCGGTCAGACAGGTCTGGAGATGATGGGTcagcaccacccccacccccacgtcctccagcagcagaaccctGCGCAGAACAAGGTTCCCACTGAGGACTTCCAGAACCCAGAGGCTCAGAACATGGGGGGCATGGAGCAGCAGGCCGGTGTGGAGTCCTTGCAGTTCGACTACGCTGGAAACCAGATTCAGGTGGACTCCTCAGGGGCGCCAGTGGGATTGTTTGACTACAActctcagcagcag ttgtTCCAGAGGTCTAATCCCCTCACTGTACAGCAGCTCACTGCGGCTCAGCAGCAACAGTATGCCTTGGCTGCAGCGCAACAGCAGCATCTCG CTGGTCTCGCTCCTGCATTTGTGCCAAACCCTTACATCATCAATGCTGCCCCCCCTGGCGCTGATCCCTACACTGCCGCTGGgctcgcagcagcagcaactcTTGCAG GCCCCGCAGTTGTTCCACCTCAGTACTACGGCGTTCCATGGGGCGTTTACCCAGCCAACCTCTTTCAGCAACAGGCTGCATCTACTGCCAATCACTCAGCTAATCAGCAACCATCCAatcagggaccaggaccaggccaGCCACAG GTCATGCGTACAGGAACTAACCagcgaccgctcacacctggtcAGGGCCAGCAGAGTCAGCAGGAGTCTTTAGCTGCAGCTGCGGCAGCAAACCCTGCCTTAGCATACACAGGAATGCCTG GTTATCAGGTTTTGGCCCCTGCAGCTTACTACGACCAGACTGGAGCTCTGGTGATGGGCCCTGGTGCTCGGACTGGTTTAGGCGGCCCTGTCCGTCTGGTCCAGACGCCTCTCCTCAtcaatcctgctgcagctcaggctG cagcagccgtcTCGGCGTCTGGTTCCGGTAACAACATGTCCGGTCCTCCGGCCAACGGCCTGTACCGCTCCATGCCCcagccgcagccgcagccgcagcagcagcaggcccccCCGCCCAGCAGCGGTCtgccctccagctccttctACGGCTCTGGATCAGTCCCCAACACCTCTCAGAGCAGTTCCCTGTTCTCACACACCTCAGCCGCCCCCCCGCCTCCGAGCTCGTCCCTCGGCTTCAGCAGCACCGGCGGCTCTCTGGGCGTGGGCCTCGGCTCTGCTCTTGGGGGCTTTGGTTCCTCCG tGTCCAGCTCTACCAGTAGCAGCGTATCTCGCAGGGACTCCCTGCTGGCAAGTTCTGACCTGTACAAACGAGGCGGCAGCAGTTTAACTCCCATCGGCCAGCCGTTCTACAACAGCCTGGGCTACTCCTCCTCTCCCAGCCCCATCGGCCTGACGCCGGGTCACTCGCCGctcactcctccaccttctcTGCCCTCCTCTCACGGATCCTCCTCCAGCCTTCATCTAG GCGGGCTGACAAACGGCAGCGGGCGTTACATTTCCGCCGCTCCCGGCGCCGAGGCCAAATACCGGAGCACCGGCGGCACATCCAGTCTGTTCAACTCCAGCAGCCAGCTGTTCCCTCCCTCCCGGCCCCGCTACAGCCGCTCCGACGTCATGCCGTCCGGACGCAGCCGCCTGCTGGAAGACTTCAGGAACAACCGCTTCCCCAACCTCCAGCTGCGCGACCTGCCGGGACACATGGTGGAGTTCTCCCAAGACCAGCACGGATCCAG ATTTATCCAGCAGAAGCTGGAGAGAGCCACTCCGGCTGAACGGCAGATGGTGTTTGGAGAGATCCTGCAAGCAGCGTACCAACTGATGACTGATGTCTTTGGGAACTATGTTATCCAGAAGTTCTTTGAG TTTGGAAGTGCGGACCAGAAGCTGGCTCTGGCCACACGGATCCGCGGCCACGTCCTTCCCCTGGCTTTGCAGATGTACGGCTGCAGAGTCATTCAAAAAGCCTTGGAGTCCATCTCCTCAGACCAGCAGGTAATT AGCGACATAGTTCGTGAGCTGGACGGCCACGtgctgaagtgtgtgaaggaCCAGAATGGAAACCATGTGGTGCAAAAGTGCATTGAATGTGTCCAACCTCAGGCCCTGCAGTTCATCATCGATGCCTTTCAGGGACAG GTGTTTGTGCTTTCCACACACCCGTATGGCTGCAGAGTCATCCAAAGGATTCTGGAGCACTGCACCCAGGAGCAGACTCTGCCcatcctggaggagctgcatcAGCACTCTGAACAGCTGGGCCAG gaTCAGTACGGTAACTACGTCATTCAGCACGTCCTGGAGCACGGCCGACCGGAGGACAAGAGCAAGATCGTGGCGGAGGTTCGCGGGAAAGTTCTGGTCCTCAGCCAGCATAAGTTTGCAAG
- the pum2 gene encoding pumilio homolog 2 isoform X1, whose amino-acid sequence MSVPCSILGMNDVAWQETRGGMLHANGAPESGGVRVHGGGPLASVGGAVQAPGGPHLPGMDRGANPTPGTPQPPLSGRSQDDATVGYFFQRQPGEQLVGCTPAKHRWPTGDANHVDQVRAVDEMNYDFQALALESRGMGELLPAKKLWDSDELAKDGRKGMLLGEEWRDNAWGSSHHSVSQPIMVQRRPGQGFHGNGDANSVLSPRSEGGGLGVSMVEYVLSSSPGDKMDGRYRNGGYGGGDADQDGREKSDVQEKVSPFEEDKSPEMKVGEESDPAKANGRGLLNGMDRDCKDFNPTPGSRQASPTEAVERIGPGQTGLEMMGQHHPHPHVLQQQNPAQNKVPTEDFQNPEAQNMGGMEQQAGVESLQFDYAGNQIQVDSSGAPVGLFDYNSQQQLFQRSNPLTVQQLTAAQQQQYALAAAQQQHLAGLAPAFVPNPYIINAAPPGADPYTAAGLAAAATLAGPAVVPPQYYGVPWGVYPANLFQQQAASTANHSANQQPSNQGPGPGQPQVMRTGTNQRPLTPGQGQQSQQESLAAAAAANPALAYTGMPGYQVLAPAAYYDQTGALVMGPGARTGLGGPVRLVQTPLLINPAAAQAAAAVSASGSGNNMSGPPANGLYRSMPQPQPQPQQQQAPPPSSGLPSSSFYGSGSVPNTSQSSSLFSHTSAAPPPPSSSLGFSSTGGSLGVGLGSALGGFGSSVSSSTSSSVSRRDSLLASSDLYKRGGSSLTPIGQPFYNSLGYSSSPSPIGLTPGHSPLTPPPSLPSSHGSSSSLHLGGLTNGSGRYISAAPGAEAKYRSTGGTSSLFNSSSQLFPPSRPRYSRSDVMPSGRSRLLEDFRNNRFPNLQLRDLPGHMVEFSQDQHGSRFIQQKLERATPAERQMVFGEILQAAYQLMTDVFGNYVIQKFFEFGSADQKLALATRIRGHVLPLALQMYGCRVIQKALESISSDQQVISDIVRELDGHVLKCVKDQNGNHVVQKCIECVQPQALQFIIDAFQGQVFVLSTHPYGCRVIQRILEHCTQEQTLPILEELHQHSEQLGQKYQGVSLEMTPKTYYTVSRDALFKDQYGNYVIQHVLEHGRPEDKSKIVAEVRGKVLVLSQHKFASNVVEKCVINSSRAERALLIDEVCSQKDGPHSALYTMMKDQYANYVVQRMIDMAEPGQRKIIMHKIRPHIATLRKYTYGKHILAKLEKYYMKSGSELGPIGGPTNGLM is encoded by the exons ATGAGCGTTCCATGCAGCATCCTAGGTATGAATGACGTGGCCTGGCAGGAGACAAGAGGTGGGATGCTGCATGCAAATGGTGCTCCTGAGTCCGGGGGCGTCAGAGTACATGGTGGGGGGCCCCTAGCgtcagtgggtggagcagtgcAGGCTCCTGGGGGGCCACACTTGCCAGGCATGGACCGAGGCGCCAATCCAACCCCGGGTACCCCACAGCCCCCGCTGAGCGGGAGATCTCAGGATGACGCCACGGTGGGATACTTCTTTCAGAGGCAGCCCGGAGAGCAGCTTGTCGGTTGCACGCCCGCAAAGCATCGCTGGCCAACTGGAGACGCCAATCATGTGGATCAG GTCCGGGCTGTCGATGAAATGAACTATGACTTTCAAGCTCTTGCACTGGAATCGAGGGGGATGGGAGAG cTTCTGCCAGCGAAAAAGCTCTGGGACTCTGATGAATTGGCTAAGGACGGCAGGAAAGGGATGCTTCTTGGAGAGGAGTGGCGGGACAACGCGTGGGGATCATCAC atCATTCAGTGTCTCAGCCCATCATGGTACAGCGGCGGCCAGGCCAgggtttccatggtaacggcGACGCCAACTCCGTGCTCTCGCCCCGCTCAGAAGGCGGAGGCCTGGGAGTGAGCATGGTGGAGTACGTGCTGAGCTCCTCACCTGGCGACAAGATGGACGGCCGCTACAGGAACGGTGGCTAT GGCGGAGGAGATGCCGACCAAGATGGGAGAGAGAAAAGCGATGTGCAAGAGAAGGTGTCGCCCTTCGAAGAAGACAAGAGTCCAGAGATGAAGGTGGGAGAAGAGAGTGATCCTGCTAAAGCGAATGGAAGAGGCCTGCTCAACGGCATGGACAGAGACTGCAAGGACTTCAA TCCAACCCCTGGTAGCCGTCAAGCCTCCCCCACCGAGGCGGTGGAGAGGATCGGTCCCGGTCAGACAGGTCTGGAGATGATGGGTcagcaccacccccacccccacgtcctccagcagcagaaccctGCGCAGAACAAGGTTCCCACTGAGGACTTCCAGAACCCAGAGGCTCAGAACATGGGGGGCATGGAGCAGCAGGCCGGTGTGGAGTCCTTGCAGTTCGACTACGCTGGAAACCAGATTCAGGTGGACTCCTCAGGGGCGCCAGTGGGATTGTTTGACTACAActctcagcagcag ttgtTCCAGAGGTCTAATCCCCTCACTGTACAGCAGCTCACTGCGGCTCAGCAGCAACAGTATGCCTTGGCTGCAGCGCAACAGCAGCATCTCG CTGGTCTCGCTCCTGCATTTGTGCCAAACCCTTACATCATCAATGCTGCCCCCCCTGGCGCTGATCCCTACACTGCCGCTGGgctcgcagcagcagcaactcTTGCAG GCCCCGCAGTTGTTCCACCTCAGTACTACGGCGTTCCATGGGGCGTTTACCCAGCCAACCTCTTTCAGCAACAGGCTGCATCTACTGCCAATCACTCAGCTAATCAGCAACCATCCAatcagggaccaggaccaggccaGCCACAG GTCATGCGTACAGGAACTAACCagcgaccgctcacacctggtcAGGGCCAGCAGAGTCAGCAGGAGTCTTTAGCTGCAGCTGCGGCAGCAAACCCTGCCTTAGCATACACAGGAATGCCTG GTTATCAGGTTTTGGCCCCTGCAGCTTACTACGACCAGACTGGAGCTCTGGTGATGGGCCCTGGTGCTCGGACTGGTTTAGGCGGCCCTGTCCGTCTGGTCCAGACGCCTCTCCTCAtcaatcctgctgcagctcaggctG cagcagccgtcTCGGCGTCTGGTTCCGGTAACAACATGTCCGGTCCTCCGGCCAACGGCCTGTACCGCTCCATGCCCcagccgcagccgcagccgcagcagcagcaggcccccCCGCCCAGCAGCGGTCtgccctccagctccttctACGGCTCTGGATCAGTCCCCAACACCTCTCAGAGCAGTTCCCTGTTCTCACACACCTCAGCCGCCCCCCCGCCTCCGAGCTCGTCCCTCGGCTTCAGCAGCACCGGCGGCTCTCTGGGCGTGGGCCTCGGCTCTGCTCTTGGGGGCTTTGGTTCCTCCG tGTCCAGCTCTACCAGTAGCAGCGTATCTCGCAGGGACTCCCTGCTGGCAAGTTCTGACCTGTACAAACGAGGCGGCAGCAGTTTAACTCCCATCGGCCAGCCGTTCTACAACAGCCTGGGCTACTCCTCCTCTCCCAGCCCCATCGGCCTGACGCCGGGTCACTCGCCGctcactcctccaccttctcTGCCCTCCTCTCACGGATCCTCCTCCAGCCTTCATCTAG GCGGGCTGACAAACGGCAGCGGGCGTTACATTTCCGCCGCTCCCGGCGCCGAGGCCAAATACCGGAGCACCGGCGGCACATCCAGTCTGTTCAACTCCAGCAGCCAGCTGTTCCCTCCCTCCCGGCCCCGCTACAGCCGCTCCGACGTCATGCCGTCCGGACGCAGCCGCCTGCTGGAAGACTTCAGGAACAACCGCTTCCCCAACCTCCAGCTGCGCGACCTGCCGGGACACATGGTGGAGTTCTCCCAAGACCAGCACGGATCCAG ATTTATCCAGCAGAAGCTGGAGAGAGCCACTCCGGCTGAACGGCAGATGGTGTTTGGAGAGATCCTGCAAGCAGCGTACCAACTGATGACTGATGTCTTTGGGAACTATGTTATCCAGAAGTTCTTTGAG TTTGGAAGTGCGGACCAGAAGCTGGCTCTGGCCACACGGATCCGCGGCCACGTCCTTCCCCTGGCTTTGCAGATGTACGGCTGCAGAGTCATTCAAAAAGCCTTGGAGTCCATCTCCTCAGACCAGCAGGTAATT AGCGACATAGTTCGTGAGCTGGACGGCCACGtgctgaagtgtgtgaaggaCCAGAATGGAAACCATGTGGTGCAAAAGTGCATTGAATGTGTCCAACCTCAGGCCCTGCAGTTCATCATCGATGCCTTTCAGGGACAG GTGTTTGTGCTTTCCACACACCCGTATGGCTGCAGAGTCATCCAAAGGATTCTGGAGCACTGCACCCAGGAGCAGACTCTGCCcatcctggaggagctgcatcAGCACTCTGAACAGCTGGGCCAG AAATATCAAGGCGTATCATTGGAGATGACACCCAAAACATATTATACAGTGTCCCGTGATGCACTGTTCAAG gaTCAGTACGGTAACTACGTCATTCAGCACGTCCTGGAGCACGGCCGACCGGAGGACAAGAGCAAGATCGTGGCGGAGGTTCGCGGGAAAGTTCTGGTCCTCAGCCAGCATAAGTTTGCAAG